The following are encoded together in the Parambassis ranga chromosome 20, fParRan2.1, whole genome shotgun sequence genome:
- the prmt6 gene encoding protein arginine N-methyltransferase 6 yields MSHVAKKRKLDKTRQDTLYFDSYSDVTIHEEMIADHVRTNTYRMAILRNSESIRGKVVLDVGAGTGVLSIFCAQAGAKKVYAVEACSIAEQAVKIVKHNNMEDKVEVIRGTVETVELPEKVEVIVSEWMGYALLHESMLNSVLYARDKWLKPGGLILPSKAELFIAPISDPVVEDRLHFWYTVKDQYGVDMSCMSEFARKCIRNSDIMVNSVTVEDVLSHPARFAELDLHSVTAEELRSVQGHFRCESFGSAAVNAFCVYFTVTFPCPDKPHSLVLSTSPFKPETHWKQAVLFLDAPVEVVQDTLVTGEIRMYPLEDSARHICIHMDYSIGQEKRQSKTFSIPDWSSEAQP; encoded by the coding sequence ATGTCTCATGTTGCGAAAAAGAGAAAGTTGGATAAAACCCGACAGGACACGCTTTATTTTGACAGCTATTCCGATGTGACTATCCATGAAGAGATGATAGCGGACCACGTCCGGACCAACACGTACCGGATGGCGATACTGAGAAACAGTGAGTCAATTCGGGGTAAAGTTGTGTTGGATGTCGGGGCAGGAACCGGCGTTTTAAGCATCTTCTGTGCTCAGGCCGGTGCTAAGAAAGTGTACGCGGTGGAAGCCTGCTCGATAGCCGAGCAGGCCGTGAAGATagtcaaacacaacaacatggaGGATAAAGTTGAAGTCATTCGGGGCACGGTGGAGACGGTGGAGCTACCGGAGAAGGTGGAGGTGATAGTCAGTGAGTGGATGGGTTACGCTCTACTGCACGAATCCATGCTCAACTCGGTCCTCTACGCCCGCGACAAGTGGCTGAAGCCGGGCGGCCTCATACTGCCGAGCAAGGCGGAGCTGTTCATCGCACCCATCAGTGACCCGGTGGTGGAGGACCGCCTGCACTTCTGGTACACCGTGAAGGACCAGTATGGCGTAGATATGTCCTGCATGTCCGAGTTTGCCCGGAAATGTATCAGGAACTCGGACATCATGGTGAACTCGGTGACCGTGGAGGACGTGCTTTCACACCCGGCCCGCTTCGCCGAGCTCGACCTGCACTCTGTGACCGCGGAGGAGCTGCGGTCGGTGCAGGGTCACTTCAGGTGTGAGTCGTTCGGCTCGGCTGCAGTGAACGCCTTCTGTGTTTACTTCACGGTGACGTTTCCTTGCCCGGATAAACCGCACTCCCTCGTGCTCTCCACGTCTCCGTTCAAACCGGAGACGCACTGGAAGCAGGCCGTGCTGTTCCTGGACGCTCCGGTGGAAGTGGTGCAGGACACACTGGTTACCGGAGAGATCCGCATGTATCCCTTGGAGGACAGCGCCAGGCATATATGTATCCACATGGACtacagcataggacaggagaagAGACAATCCAAGACTTTTTCCATCCCTGACTGGAGCTCAGAGGCTCAGCCATGA